The following are encoded in a window of Campylobacter concisus ATCC 51562 genomic DNA:
- a CDS encoding DUF523 domain-containing protein: MREKILISACLVGINCKFNGENNLLNKDVLDEISKRYHLLFICPEVYGGLSTPREPAEMKNGAVICKFSGKDVSENFKKGAEICLKIAKLNGCKKAILKSKSPSCGSGQIYDGSFSKRLILGDGITAKLLKENEILVYGEDEIAGLDA, encoded by the coding sequence TTGAGAGAAAAAATCTTAATAAGTGCTTGTCTAGTCGGCATAAATTGTAAATTTAACGGCGAAAATAATCTCTTAAATAAAGATGTTTTAGATGAAATTTCAAAGAGATATCATCTGCTTTTTATCTGTCCAGAGGTTTATGGTGGGCTTAGTACGCCAAGGGAACCAGCTGAGATGAAAAATGGTGCAGTTATTTGTAAATTTTCAGGTAAAGATGTGAGTGAAAATTTTAAAAAAGGAGCAGAAATTTGCCTAAAGATAGCCAAACTAAATGGTTGTAAAAAGGCTATTTTAAAATCAAAAAGTCCAAGTTGTGGAAGTGGGCAAATTTATGATGGAAGCTTTAGTAAGAGACTTATTTTGGGCGATGGTATCACAGCAAAACTGTTAAAAGAAAATGAAATTTTAGTTTACGGCGAAGATGAGATAGCAGGGCTTGATGCTTGA
- the lolA gene encoding LolA-like outer membrane lipoprotein chaperone: protein MRKFLVASLVAVCSFGSGLNFKSLQSDFTQTVFSEGKSINYKGRFYAKNDNTALWIYESPTPKRIYFNKERVIVIEDELEQAIISKLDDTPNLTQILAHAEQIQPTLYKAIYDGVEYFITIKNTLPTTIDYKDKLSNKIKITLSNPVKDALIPQETLTPVIPQGYDIVNQ from the coding sequence ATGAGAAAATTTTTAGTTGCATCTCTTGTCGCAGTTTGCTCATTTGGTTCTGGCTTAAATTTTAAAAGCCTGCAAAGTGACTTTACGCAAACTGTATTTAGCGAAGGCAAAAGTATAAATTATAAGGGTAGATTTTACGCGAAAAATGACAATACTGCACTTTGGATATATGAAAGTCCAACGCCAAAGAGAATTTATTTTAACAAAGAGCGTGTGATCGTGATTGAGGACGAGCTTGAGCAAGCCATCATTTCAAAGCTTGATGATACGCCAAATTTGACGCAAATTTTAGCTCACGCAGAGCAAATTCAGCCGACACTTTATAAGGCGATATATGACGGAGTTGAGTATTTTATAACTATTAAAAACACGCTTCCAACGACGATTGACTATAAAGATAAACTTTCAAATAAAATAAAAATAACCTTAAGCAATCCAGTAAAAGACGCGCTCATACCGCAAGAGACGCTAACTCCTGTCATTCCTCAAGGTTACGACATCGTAAATCAATAA
- a CDS encoding SH3 domain-containing protein, which yields MKKGIFLAFSVALFLGCSQTQPKPSLQNSLPDENVYKPNERISLLDFEMRQDASSLPQNMQSASFDQEEILKRRFKVFTLRGVKFNPNDVFWAFNIYKPSEKRKYFGSNFRQIPQSWFDTQKDNANFSALSSISAYALTSANTALRNFPTDEPIFLNPQTPGEGYPFDYLQESTLSIAHPLFVSHLSKDRAWAFVSDDAVWGWVKVEDIKFISDDEANAYQKSSFVTIKTDKMPVYDKAGNFLFYSRVGAILPVLAQDSKNYYGKIYVRNLLREFVLPKSVGALFPLKFNDSNLKTLISSLLTQPYGWGGVDKLRDCSLFTKDLLASFGVWLPRNSRAQANMGQKFDLKGLSNAAKTKEIKEKGVPYLTLVHLPGHIMLYAGYKGDDIYVVHDAWGIKTENNGRALIGATAVTTLNIGQNRSDIQNSNLLISKVDSINVIKPESVISDKARKISALQRAYGVKVEDNLVKFGDGVIFVYDDFKQKDDECSTGADIEDMNALDYAAFAPLSASLSDAGRCRNYELLGKIYGSSESAVKANLVDVIWLKDSLALKLPFNSKNGAAAALQDVSNELNEMVKSDASLLEYLKDPGGTFKWRIIAGTNRLSAHSYGIAIDINVKKSHYWQWSNGYQNLIPEKIVRVFEKHKFIWGGRWKHFDTMHFEYRPEMFE from the coding sequence TTGAAAAAGGGTATATTTTTAGCATTTAGTGTTGCTTTATTTTTGGGATGTTCGCAGACCCAGCCAAAGCCAAGTTTGCAAAATTCTTTACCAGATGAAAATGTATATAAGCCAAATGAACGCATTAGTTTGCTTGATTTTGAAATGAGGCAAGATGCCTCGTCGCTACCGCAAAATATGCAAAGTGCAAGCTTTGACCAAGAGGAAATTTTAAAAAGAAGGTTTAAGGTTTTTACATTAAGGGGCGTAAAATTTAATCCAAACGATGTCTTTTGGGCATTTAATATATATAAGCCAAGCGAAAAGAGAAAGTATTTTGGTTCAAATTTTAGGCAGATACCACAAAGCTGGTTTGACACACAAAAGGACAATGCAAATTTTTCAGCTCTTTCAAGCATCTCTGCTTATGCTCTAACTTCGGCAAACACAGCTTTAAGAAATTTTCCAACCGATGAGCCGATATTTTTAAATCCGCAAACTCCAGGAGAGGGCTATCCGTTTGATTATCTGCAAGAATCAACACTAAGCATCGCTCATCCACTTTTTGTGTCACATCTTTCTAAAGACAGGGCATGGGCGTTTGTTAGCGATGATGCGGTTTGGGGCTGGGTAAAGGTCGAGGATATAAAATTTATAAGCGATGATGAGGCAAATGCCTATCAAAAGTCAAGTTTTGTGACTATAAAAACGGATAAAATGCCAGTTTATGACAAGGCTGGAAATTTTTTATTTTATTCAAGAGTTGGAGCGATACTGCCTGTTTTGGCGCAGGATAGTAAAAACTACTACGGAAAAATTTATGTAAGAAATCTCTTGAGAGAATTTGTGTTGCCAAAGTCTGTTGGCGCTCTTTTTCCTCTTAAATTTAATGACTCAAATCTAAAAACACTTATTAGCTCTCTTCTTACTCAGCCTTATGGTTGGGGTGGGGTCGATAAGCTAAGGGATTGCTCGCTTTTTACCAAAGATTTGCTAGCAAGTTTTGGCGTGTGGTTGCCCAGAAACTCAAGAGCTCAAGCAAATATGGGACAAAAATTTGATCTAAAAGGACTTAGTAACGCCGCTAAGACAAAAGAGATAAAAGAAAAAGGCGTGCCATATCTTACGCTTGTGCATCTGCCAGGGCATATCATGCTTTATGCTGGATACAAGGGCGATGATATCTACGTGGTGCATGACGCTTGGGGGATAAAGACTGAAAACAACGGCCGTGCGCTAATCGGTGCTACGGCAGTAACTACGCTAAATATCGGACAAAATAGAAGCGATATACAAAACTCAAATTTGCTCATTTCAAAGGTCGATTCTATAAATGTGATAAAGCCCGAAAGTGTAATAAGTGATAAAGCTAGAAAAATTTCAGCTTTACAAAGGGCTTATGGTGTTAAGGTTGAGGATAATTTGGTCAAATTCGGTGATGGAGTAATATTTGTCTATGATGACTTTAAACAAAAAGATGATGAGTGTAGCACTGGGGCTGACATAGAGGATATGAACGCGCTTGATTACGCTGCGTTTGCGCCACTTAGCGCGTCTTTAAGTGATGCTGGTAGATGTAGAAACTACGAGCTTTTAGGCAAAATTTATGGCTCAAGCGAGAGCGCGGTAAAGGCAAATTTAGTAGATGTCATTTGGCTAAAAGATAGCCTTGCGCTGAAACTACCATTTAACTCTAAAAATGGAGCTGCAGCCGCCTTGCAAGACGTAAGCAATGAGCTAAATGAGATGGTAAAAAGTGATGCGAGCTTGCTTGAGTATTTAAAAGATCCAGGCGGGACATTTAAATGGCGCATCATCGCTGGCACAAACCGCTTGAGCGCTCACAGCTACGGCATTGCGATCGATATAAATGTGAAAAAGAGCCACTATTGGCAGTGGAGCAATGGCTATCAAAACCTAATTCCTGAAAAGATAGTGCGTGTTTTTGAAAAACATAAATTTATCTGGGGTGGACGCTGGAAGCACTTTGATACGATGCACTTTGAGTATCGCCCAGAGATGTTTGAGTAG
- a CDS encoding class II aldolase and adducin N-terminal domain-containing protein yields the protein MELEHSINEIKTISLSMFRKNFFGVFHGSISARVEKNQFIINKQNAIFDNLKDDDLTLLSSKKDYRWNEASLDADIHLNIYKNINEARFVCYAMPPYATAYAMKHEKIVPKDYFGYMRFDKISVYDPKQYDDWYERAETEIYRYMLEKNTNIIIIKGYGIYAYSRSPQLLAKEIALLENSCKLLHLTSGYSDYSI from the coding sequence ATGGAGCTAGAACACTCAATAAACGAGATAAAAACAATATCACTTTCTATGTTTAGAAAGAATTTTTTTGGCGTCTTTCACGGCTCGATTTCGGCAAGAGTCGAAAAAAATCAATTTATAATCAATAAACAAAATGCCATTTTTGATAATTTAAAAGATGATGACTTGACGCTTCTTTCATCAAAAAAAGACTATCGTTGGAATGAAGCTAGTCTTGATGCTGATATACACTTAAATATTTATAAAAATATAAATGAGGCAAGATTTGTTTGCTACGCGATGCCACCATACGCAACTGCCTACGCAATGAAACATGAAAAAATTGTACCGAAAGATTATTTTGGGTATATGAGATTTGATAAAATTTCTGTTTATGATCCAAAACAATATGATGACTGGTATGAGCGCGCAGAAACTGAAATTTATAGATATATGCTAGAAAAAAATACAAACATTATTATCATTAAAGGATATGGCATTTATGCCTACAGCAGAAGCCCTCAGCTTCTTGCAAAAGAGATAGCTTTGCTAGAAAATAGCTGCAAATTGCTTCATTTAACTAGTGGTTATAGCGATTATAGTATTTAA
- a CDS encoding heat shock protein transcriptional repressor HspR: MQNYEEPLFLISVVAKVLSIHPQTLRQYEREGLIEPSRTDGKMRLYSQKDVDRVKTILNLTRELGVNLAGVDVILQLKEKIDDLESTIDELNKKLHEATSQASTKRSLVKRKNSFDLVFYEGKK, encoded by the coding sequence ATGCAAAATTATGAAGAACCACTTTTTTTAATAAGCGTTGTTGCAAAGGTTTTGAGCATACATCCACAAACTTTAAGACAATATGAAAGAGAGGGACTTATCGAGCCATCAAGAACAGATGGCAAGATGAGGCTCTACTCACAAAAAGACGTTGATCGCGTAAAAACTATACTAAATTTAACCCGCGAATTAGGTGTAAATTTAGCCGGCGTTGATGTGATACTTCAGTTGAAAGAAAAAATTGACGATTTAGAATCAACTATTGATGAGCTAAATAAAAAATTACACGAAGCTACCAGCCAAGCTAGCACAAAAAGATCGCTCGTAAAAAGAAAAAATAGCTTTGATCTAGTCTTTTATGAAGGTAAAAAATAA
- a CDS encoding ABC transporter permease — MTSLPKYLLFKYLRFDKTQPFITLSALLAFLGVSIGLMVLIVAMAIMNGFDKEFERKLFTMNYPITVQSAFKGSIDDDFVDELKVRFSDLKFSPFISTQVIYRSANALEGGLVYGVNFKDEKQINSVVNEALKDKELDGFEILVGSGITSEFRLRNDEKLTLIFTKADPAGFSLTPKMKRFDIGGSFTSGLIAYDKAFSYTSVDALRKILDYPKGVYDGIHIFSNKPFDDIKRVREGLPAGTVAIGWWEQNGNFFSALALEKRALFIVLMLIILVASLNIISSLLMTVMNRRQEIALLLALGASKGEIKRSFFYQGLVIGGSGIIFGLILGFLGLFLLGNFNIIDLPADVYGSSKLPLELSTIDLVLIVVGAVFIVAISSYYPAKKATEVNVLQTLRNE; from the coding sequence ATGACAAGCTTACCAAAGTACCTACTTTTTAAATATTTAAGATTTGATAAAACTCAGCCATTTATCACTCTAAGTGCCTTGCTCGCCTTTCTTGGTGTTAGCATAGGGCTTATGGTTTTGATCGTTGCGATGGCTATTATGAATGGATTTGATAAGGAATTTGAGCGCAAACTTTTTACGATGAACTATCCAATAACCGTTCAAAGTGCCTTTAAAGGCTCTATTGATGATGATTTTGTTGATGAGCTCAAGGTTAGATTTAGCGACCTAAAATTTAGTCCATTTATAAGCACACAGGTCATTTACCGCTCGGCAAATGCTCTTGAGGGCGGACTGGTTTATGGCGTAAATTTTAAAGATGAAAAACAGATAAACTCAGTCGTAAATGAAGCTTTAAAAGATAAAGAGCTAGATGGTTTTGAGATACTTGTGGGAAGTGGCATAACGAGTGAGTTTAGACTAAGAAATGATGAGAAATTAACGCTTATCTTTACAAAGGCCGATCCAGCTGGCTTTTCGCTAACACCAAAGATGAAGCGCTTTGATATAGGTGGCTCATTTACATCTGGGCTAATCGCCTATGATAAGGCATTTTCATATACTTCAGTTGATGCTTTGAGGAAAATTTTAGACTATCCAAAAGGCGTTTATGATGGAATTCATATCTTTTCAAATAAGCCATTTGATGATATAAAAAGAGTGCGTGAGGGACTTCCGGCTGGCACGGTAGCTATTGGCTGGTGGGAGCAAAATGGCAATTTTTTCTCAGCGCTCGCACTTGAAAAACGAGCACTTTTTATCGTTTTGATGCTAATTATACTTGTGGCGTCGCTAAATATCATAAGCTCGCTGCTAATGACAGTGATGAACCGCAGGCAGGAGATCGCTTTGCTTTTAGCACTTGGTGCTAGCAAAGGTGAGATAAAAAGAAGTTTCTTTTATCAAGGGCTAGTAATAGGCGGAAGCGGCATTATATTTGGCTTGATACTTGGCTTTTTGGGGCTATTTTTACTTGGAAATTTCAACATCATAGATTTGCCGGCTGACGTTTATGGCTCAAGCAAACTACCACTCGAGCTTTCAACCATCGATCTTGTGCTTATTGTAGTTGGAGCTGTATTTATCGTGGCTATATCGTCTTATTACCCAGCTAAAAAAGCCACGGAAGTAAATGTGCTTCAAACGTTAAGAAATGAGTAA
- the rsmH gene encoding 16S rRNA (cytosine(1402)-N(4))-methyltransferase RsmH, with protein sequence MQSPHISVLLDEVLSFFKNLNGNFIDYTLGYAGHSSAILSQNENLNLIACDRDNEAINFSIKKLEPFGSRVKIYKSNFSELTSKLSQEEILNVRGILADIGVSSLQIDKDDRGFSLGSSTLDMRMDKERNFSAYDVVNGYSFDELVRIFRDYGELKNAAGIANKIINARNLGKITSAKELANLIGTAQIKGRGVSPAILAFQAIRIEVNGELDELTNLLDSIEKCGFKDCLVAIITFHSLEDRIVKERFKKWANSCICLPGVYRCECGNNHELGEILTKKPLTASQNELKINSRSKSAKLRVFKIKG encoded by the coding sequence TTGCAAAGTCCACATATTAGTGTTTTACTTGATGAAGTTCTATCTTTTTTTAAAAATTTAAATGGAAATTTTATAGATTACACGCTTGGATATGCCGGACATTCTAGTGCCATTTTGTCTCAAAATGAAAATTTAAATTTAATTGCCTGTGATAGAGATAATGAAGCTATAAATTTTTCAATAAAAAAACTTGAGCCATTTGGTAGTAGGGTTAAAATTTATAAAAGTAACTTCTCTGAATTGACTAGCAAGCTAAGTCAAGAAGAAATTTTAAATGTTAGAGGAATTTTGGCTGACATCGGTGTTAGCTCACTTCAGATAGATAAAGATGATAGAGGCTTTAGTCTTGGCTCAAGCACGCTTGATATGAGAATGGATAAAGAGCGAAATTTTAGCGCATATGACGTTGTAAATGGATACTCTTTTGATGAGTTGGTTAGAATTTTTAGAGATTATGGCGAGCTAAAAAATGCTGCCGGGATCGCAAACAAGATTATAAATGCTAGAAATTTAGGCAAGATAACGAGTGCAAAAGAGCTTGCAAATTTAATAGGTACAGCCCAGATAAAAGGGCGCGGAGTTAGCCCTGCAATACTTGCCTTTCAAGCCATCAGGATAGAGGTAAATGGTGAGCTAGATGAGCTAACAAATTTACTTGATAGTATAGAAAAATGTGGGTTTAAAGATTGTCTTGTGGCGATTATTACATTTCACTCGCTTGAAGATAGGATCGTAAAAGAGCGCTTTAAAAAATGGGCAAATAGCTGTATCTGCCTGCCTGGCGTCTACCGATGTGAGTGCGGGAATAACCATGAGCTAGGAGAAATTTTAACCAAGAAGCCACTAACAGCAAGCCAAAATGAGCTAAAGATAAACTCACGAAGCAAGAGCGCAAAACTGCGGGTTTTTAAGATAAAGGGATAA
- a CDS encoding cation:proton antiporter, with amino-acid sequence MEQILEGFLLVAAISVALNVIFKKFQIPTIIGYIVTGTLISEFFNLKSNDEISHIAEFGIAFLMFTIGLEFSFKHLMGMKKEVFLNGGLQVCLSGFIMGVMLYYALHLKDETALIAGLALALSSTAIVLKTLNDSGDVSKIYGRKALGILLFQDIAVIPILLMIDMFSSQDASINELLLKTFTSAIILIVVLFLLGKYVINWIFYKVIQTNSQEVFIATILFMVVGSSTLAHFFGFSYSLGAFLAGMMMAETQYKHQIEVDLIPFRDLLLGLFFITVGMQINFAVVISNIWLVLGLVFSVMVIKAVVVFAILNIYLKRRVAAKTALSVCQIGEFALAVFGLMTTRNLLDIQTAQIFIAASVVSMFATPFILKKLDAIADLIEREIVVEPNETLKPQKIKNHIVVFGYERLGQEVVLRLKETKLLYLVLDNDISLVELGRSRGENVFLGNVLQSHTLENACLSDAAAVIITVNNEQRVELIAQKIKDYGVNTQTIIKINGEGNKDIFGELGKNFHLINEERVMAKTLVHEALQCKIDHDIRA; translated from the coding sequence ATGGAACAAATTTTAGAAGGCTTCTTGCTTGTTGCAGCGATCTCAGTTGCATTAAACGTCATTTTTAAAAAATTTCAGATACCAACTATTATCGGCTACATCGTAACAGGTACGCTTATATCAGAATTTTTCAACCTAAAAAGCAATGATGAAATTTCTCATATCGCGGAATTTGGTATCGCGTTTTTGATGTTTACCATTGGGCTTGAGTTTAGCTTTAAACACTTAATGGGAATGAAAAAAGAGGTTTTTTTAAACGGTGGCTTACAGGTTTGTTTAAGTGGCTTTATAATGGGCGTTATGCTTTATTATGCCCTTCACTTAAAAGACGAAACGGCACTTATTGCAGGTCTTGCGCTTGCACTCTCATCAACTGCGATCGTGCTAAAGACGCTAAACGATAGTGGCGATGTAAGTAAAATTTACGGCAGAAAAGCACTTGGAATTTTACTATTTCAAGATATTGCAGTCATTCCTATTTTGCTTATGATAGATATGTTTAGCTCGCAAGATGCTTCAATAAATGAGCTTTTGCTAAAGACATTTACAAGTGCGATTATTCTTATTGTTGTGCTATTTTTACTTGGTAAATATGTTATCAACTGGATATTTTATAAAGTCATTCAAACAAATTCGCAAGAAGTTTTTATAGCTACGATTTTATTTATGGTCGTTGGCTCCAGTACTTTGGCTCACTTCTTTGGCTTCTCATACTCTTTGGGTGCATTTTTAGCCGGTATGATGATGGCTGAGACACAGTATAAACACCAAATCGAAGTTGATCTCATACCTTTTAGAGATTTGCTCTTAGGGCTATTTTTTATAACCGTTGGTATGCAAATAAATTTTGCTGTAGTTATCTCAAACATCTGGCTTGTTCTTGGCCTAGTATTTAGTGTCATGGTGATAAAAGCAGTTGTCGTTTTTGCTATCTTAAACATCTACTTAAAGCGAAGAGTTGCTGCAAAAACTGCACTTAGTGTTTGTCAAATAGGCGAATTTGCACTAGCTGTTTTTGGACTAATGACTACTAGAAATTTACTTGATATACAAACTGCTCAAATTTTTATCGCAGCCTCAGTTGTGTCGATGTTTGCTACGCCTTTTATACTTAAAAAACTAGACGCAATAGCAGACCTCATAGAACGTGAGATCGTTGTTGAACCAAATGAAACTCTAAAGCCGCAAAAAATAAAAAATCACATCGTAGTCTTTGGCTATGAAAGGCTTGGACAAGAGGTCGTTTTAAGGCTAAAAGAGACAAAGCTTTTATACCTTGTGCTTGATAATGATATTAGTCTAGTTGAGCTTGGTAGGAGCCGCGGGGAAAATGTATTTTTAGGTAATGTTCTTCAAAGCCACACACTTGAAAATGCCTGCCTAAGCGATGCAGCCGCTGTTATTATAACTGTTAACAATGAGCAAAGAGTGGAGCTCATCGCGCAAAAGATAAAAGACTACGGTGTAAATACCCAAACTATAATAAAAATAAATGGTGAGGGTAATAAAGATATTTTTGGTGAGTTAGGTAAAAATTTCCACCTAATAAACGAAGAGCGTGTCATGGCAAAAACACTCGTACACGAGGCTCTTCAATGCAAAATCGATCATGATATAAGAGCGTAA
- a CDS encoding D-amino-acid transaminase, translating into MADQALQTVFLNGEFLQKDEAKVSAFDRGFIFGDGIYEVVPVINSKMVDKDGFWARFERSLNEIDISLPYEKEKFEAILNEIIAKNTLKEGGIYMQVTRGVAFRNFYFIENLTPSVFIFCYESEILNNPAAKTGIKVVSVEDIRWKRRDIKSISLLAQCYAKNEAHKKGADEGFMVENGFVTEGCSSSAFIIKDKTLITKPLSNEILPGIRRMRLLRIAKDIGLKIEERKFSMDEVYGADEVFISAATLILLPVVYADGKAINGAKVGKISSKLREIYAGELLKEAGL; encoded by the coding sequence ATGGCAGATCAAGCTTTACAAACCGTCTTTTTAAATGGAGAATTTTTGCAAAAAGACGAGGCAAAAGTTAGTGCTTTTGATAGAGGATTTATATTTGGCGATGGAATTTATGAGGTTGTGCCTGTGATAAATTCAAAAATGGTTGATAAAGATGGATTTTGGGCGAGATTTGAAAGAAGCTTAAACGAGATAGATATAAGCTTGCCCTACGAAAAGGAAAAATTTGAAGCGATTTTAAACGAGATAATCGCTAAAAACACCTTAAAAGAGGGCGGAATTTACATGCAAGTAACAAGAGGCGTGGCATTTAGAAATTTCTATTTCATAGAAAATTTAACACCAAGCGTCTTTATCTTTTGCTACGAGAGTGAAATTTTAAATAATCCTGCTGCAAAAACTGGCATAAAAGTCGTAAGCGTCGAGGATATTAGGTGGAAGAGGCGTGATATCAAGTCTATCTCACTTCTAGCTCAGTGCTACGCTAAAAATGAAGCTCACAAAAAGGGTGCAGATGAGGGCTTTATGGTAGAAAATGGCTTTGTTACAGAGGGCTGTAGCTCAAGTGCTTTTATCATCAAGGATAAAACTCTAATCACAAAACCGCTTTCAAATGAAATTTTGCCAGGGATTCGCCGTATGAGACTTTTAAGGATTGCTAAAGATATTGGCCTTAAGATAGAGGAGCGAAAATTTAGCATGGATGAAGTTTATGGCGCTGATGAAGTCTTTATCTCGGCTGCGACGCTCATACTCCTACCAGTCGTTTATGCTGATGGCAAGGCGATAAATGGCGCAAAAGTGGGAAAAATTTCAAGCAAACTTCGTGAAATTTATGCTGGTGAACTTTTAAAAGAAGCCGGGCTTTGA
- a CDS encoding ATP-dependent DNA helicase yields the protein MKEQILEILSHSNVFLTGGGGVGKSYLTASVIRHYKENFKNVIILGSTGISAVSLGGVSLHSFFKFGYCKDYEELRHFDYHQKDKLSKLRNMLDACDLLVIDEISMVSSDLMEMIRYRLLTSKFKGRVLIVGDFYQLPPVQKEQNENRLFNFLYAFNSSAWEDMKFTNVELLVSKRTSDLKFYEILSRLRVGELDDEIMSYIESLRVAKIEPDDDTSVLFGRNAEAEMLNQKRLSELGTPLEISNSDVSILDENLDKKEFEKWANTLNISRDLEMKIGAKIIFTSNKWGEYYNGEQGKIMQILKENGVISSVIVKKDSGEICEIEKAAYIFSSLNLNEDEIEENVQASLYQFPFKLAYALTIHKSQGMSINSLICNINHIFAKGQLYVALSRAISPKNLKLFYDKKSDFRQHLRKVVKIDDEVKKFYQENVFLHIKENL from the coding sequence ATGAAAGAGCAAATTTTAGAAATTTTATCTCACTCAAACGTCTTTTTAACAGGCGGTGGCGGTGTTGGCAAGAGCTATCTAACTGCCTCTGTCATCAGACACTACAAAGAAAATTTTAAAAACGTCATAATCCTTGGCTCAACTGGCATAAGTGCCGTTAGTCTTGGAGGAGTTAGCTTGCATAGTTTTTTTAAATTTGGCTACTGTAAGGACTATGAGGAGCTAAGGCACTTTGACTATCATCAAAAAGACAAACTAAGCAAGCTAAGAAATATGCTAGATGCATGTGATCTGCTTGTAATTGATGAAATTTCAATGGTGAGCTCAGATTTAATGGAGATGATAAGATACCGCTTACTTACTTCCAAATTTAAAGGTAGGGTGCTTATAGTGGGTGATTTTTATCAGCTTCCTCCAGTGCAAAAGGAGCAAAACGAAAATAGGCTTTTTAATTTTTTATACGCTTTTAACTCCAGTGCGTGGGAGGATATGAAATTTACAAATGTCGAGCTACTGGTCTCAAAGCGTACAAGCGATCTTAAATTCTACGAAATTCTCTCCCGCCTAAGGGTAGGCGAGCTAGATGATGAAATAATGAGCTATATAGAGAGTTTAAGAGTGGCCAAGATAGAGCCAGATGATGATACGAGTGTGCTTTTTGGCAGAAACGCCGAGGCTGAAATGCTAAATCAAAAAAGGCTTTCAGAGCTTGGCACGCCGCTTGAAATTTCAAACTCAGATGTGAGCATTTTGGATGAAAATTTAGATAAAAAAGAGTTTGAAAAATGGGCAAATACGCTAAATATCTCAAGGGATTTGGAGATGAAGATAGGTGCAAAAATCATCTTTACTTCAAATAAATGGGGCGAGTACTATAACGGCGAGCAAGGCAAGATCATGCAAATTTTAAAAGAAAATGGCGTCATTTCAAGCGTGATCGTGAAAAAAGATAGCGGCGAAATTTGTGAGATAGAAAAAGCCGCTTATATATTTAGTTCTTTAAATTTAAACGAAGATGAGATCGAAGAAAATGTACAGGCATCGCTCTATCAGTTTCCATTTAAGCTTGCTTACGCTCTAACTATCCATAAATCTCAAGGAATGAGCATAAACTCGCTCATTTGTAATATCAACCACATTTTTGCCAAAGGACAACTCTATGTCGCACTTTCTCGTGCAATAAGTCCTAAAAATTTAAAACTTTTTTATGATAAAAAAAGTGATTTTAGGCAGCATTTAAGAAAAGTGGTTAAAATTGACGACGAAGTTAAGAAATTTTACCAAGAAAACGTATTTTTGCATATTAAGGAGAATTTATGA